DNA sequence from the Acanthochromis polyacanthus isolate Apoly-LR-REF ecotype Palm Island chromosome 5, KAUST_Apoly_ChrSc, whole genome shotgun sequence genome:
AATTCACCTTCCTGGTTTGAAGACGACCTCGCCAGGTAACTTTGGTGCTTTAAATTAAACTGTCACGACTCGTGTTAGTACATTAGTCTGTCTAGCTGATGTTCTGTGTCGGTGTCGTCGTGAATAGTTGTGTGTTGCTGTTAGCAGAGTTAATTTGAAAACTGTGTCCTGCTGCTCGGCGCTGCTAGCTAAAGGAAACGTTAGCAACCTGATATATGAGCGATCCGACACCAGCCGCTTTGTAAACCTCATCCGTGCTCGGCACATTTCAGATGAGGACGTTTCTACAAGTCGTAACGAACCGTATTTATGTGTTGAATCCGGCTGAAGTCGTGTGTATGCTGCggttgtttacattttgtactcCATGTTCCCGCTGTGTCGCTGCGCTGCTAATATTAATCAAAACCACCGTCTGGCTGCCTTCGCTAAACTTGCTCCAGCGTTTCGTGTTGTCAGCCTCCAGATCTGCACCAGATGTGGCTGCTTGGACTTGAATCGGGAATATCATCCTTCTATGGATGTCGATAGATAATTTTTAGCCAGTGACAGACCTGAATAAGTTCAGCCTCTTCTTTTGTTCCCCTGTTGTTATTGTTTGCTCGATGGTTTCATGTGAGATCCTGATTATTCACGGACCCTTTTAAACCAGGATTTGGATAAATTCTTGATAACAGCAATACATTTCCACAGAGTAAGTGGTCATTTTTGGTAACCCCGCAATGTTAAATCAATCCGCTGTGTACTATGTGAAAATGTACACATTGTACAGACTCGGATGGCAGATATTGATGCAATAATCGATTGTGTTAACCTGTATTACAGTAAACAAGGGCTATGAAGCAAAACTGCCACGCATCAGTATTATTTCCTTCAGGCAATAGCTGCTATATAGACTACAGCTCATGCAAGGTCGTGTTTGAGAGTATAGCCAAGAAACAATtatccctcctgttgtcttcatttatgggcaccaaaagatgttgttttattgtctgaaaaaaatccataagTTCAGCCAAAAAACTTCCcgtttctgaaaatttgcaaaaccttcaggaagaaaattccaatgattccttaaaaatttcccttaaaaaattcatccatccatccattctctatacacctgGGATAGGCTCCTGCAACCCCCTTaaaaaattttcattttaaccccccccccaaaaaaaaaaaaaaaaaaattggaaagaaaattcttgtaaatattttcaaaagcaatagtaaaaatcttcccaaaaaatcctaaaaatatctaaagtgattacatatatatcagtaaaacttctaatattttctttaagaacattcaccaaaaaatcaaccaagatccagcaaaattcgctggattttggttgattttttggtgaatgttcttaagaaacattttgaacatttcttttttccaccaaaaaatgttcaaagatttcccaaaaatgtggacatcagaagtttcactgtgaaaatttttttaatacatttttcaaactttaaaaagggtCACTTTTGATCCGCAGAACGACACGAGGGttcatttataaatatataaacatcagtctttattgttattactgacagatgtttgttggagctaaaaaataaaaaccaaaacattagACAAGCTGACCTGAGGAAAAAATACCCCAGGTTTTCAGTTACTGATCCGATTCACAACCAGATTTTAGGTGACATCAACCATCTGCAGCTTCAGACTAAAAATAAACGCATAAAAATTCCCTACACTGTAATTGCTGTCTTTATGTAAGACTTGGTGTCATCAAACAGCCGAACAATTAAGCGACTTCAAACTGAAATCGCATCTTGAAGCATTGGTTATTGTTTTACAAGTTCATGCCGTCCTCTTTGTGTGACAGTCACACGTTTGATGGTATCTCATGCCGTCACGCTCCTAtcacatgttttacatttttgttcacaGTAACGAACTgaaactggtaaaaaaaaatttaaaaagtcattttgcAAATCACATGTCAATATCTGCCAGAAAAGTCTTAATTAGATATTTTGCCCAAATCATTTAGCCCTGCTATGAAAGAATATATTTAATGTTGCATTATTGCCAGCTGAAGTTGCATTTGAGAAATTACATttcctcatttatttttttcgaTAATATACCTGCTACCAGTACCTGGCATCTATTTAATATTTGCTCCTGTTCTTTTGCACACAACCCTAAATGTTCAAAGCATTGTTTGTAACCGTTTGACCTCTGTAAGGATATTGTGTTTTCCactgctttccttttctttcttctcctttcctCTAGCTGTAGAGCTGTatgtctgtatttgtgtcttCCTCTAAGTTTGTCATCAGAAGTGATTTTCCATGAATATGTCCACTTACTTGGTCAATGAGGCTGATTGAGGTTTTGGTTCCCCAGGAGTAAATTGAAGTGTACCATCTGAAGCAGAATACAGAGACTGTGAGTGGCTCATCAGGCAGTCTCCCTATGTCAGGCCGAAACGGGTCTGCTAGTGATGCAGACTGCCGGATCTCTGAGGACTGCCATGTCCCAGATGTTGAGCTGATGGAGCTAGGGCCGCTgctggaggagggaggagggcggCAGGCAGCATCTAAGGGCATCCATCCAGAGGTAGGACTGTTTCAGAAATGCCCAGGGAAAAGTTGTCGTGTCTTAGTGACTGCAGCATTTTCTTGCGATATTTTTTGAAGGGAGCCACGATGCTtgctgaagaggaggaggatgacgaTGAGGTGGGAGAAGTTCTGACTTTACCACTTCAGGCTCACCACGCCATGGAGAAGATGGAAGAGTTTGTACACAAGGTAGTGAAGTGTTTTCAGTGTAGTACACTGGTAGAAGAATCTTGACTGATAAATTGGTCTTCTAactttttcagtgattttttttttaactgcaaatACATCTAGGTCACAGTTctgtaataataacagataGGCTGTCAATCAGTTTATAGCCTGGAACCAGATTTTACTATCTACAGTTCCTGTTAAAGTTTTATACCTTCACAGTGGCTCAGATTAATCCAGCAGTTATCACACTTTATCTGTCATGTTCACCTTCAGAAGCCAAAGCATTTATACACATGTAAACAGTTTAGTTTTGTCTGCTTAGCTTTGTTTTGTAATGCTCTAAGCCTATTTTGTGAACCACTGGATAAACTCATGTTTGACATAAATGTGAACAGGTCAGAACATCCCTTAGCCAGCCTGGCTTCACGTCCCTGCTCCCACCTGAATACAGGTTTCTGCAACAAAAGAAATATAGGAATCCTGTCGGAGACGCTGACAGTGATTTGTAGCCCTTCCAACAATAGATTCTTCTCTCTTCCGTCTAACTTTGGTGTTATTTGTAAGTGATCATTTGACAATACACCGGTTTCTTCACATTCTAACGTCAAACCAGCATAAATATTTCAGCAGCCACTTTAAATGAGCCAAAACTCGACACACTATTGAAGTCATAATTGTGTACCAGCTCTATTACTATTCTGTGGCTTAGCAGGGAGGTTAGTAGACACACAGTTGCAGATCTGGATACACAACAGCAGCAAGCAGGGATTAACCTGTGACTCCAGTGTAGTTTCAGTCATGCGGTTATTCGACATCAGATACAGGATTTATGTGTGATAGAGGACATGACTGTGTCAGAAGAActtacttaaaaaaatattggtTCGTGAACATGTCCATTTTTCAGGGTTAGGTCTTAAACTACAGTTTAAAGCaccaaataaattcaacttACAGCCAAGAAAGCAGAAATAAGATGCTTTAAGAAGCTGGTTGTTTGAAGTAGTTGctcattatttttctgtcattcgGCTTTTTTTCCCTAATTGGCCAATTGTATTATGTCTAAATGTTAGCTTGATGCAAAGACAAGATGCTATAGCTTTAAGAGACTGTTAGAAGTCTGAGAAAGGACTGAACAAATGTTAGGAAACatttcttcattcattcatatttattttttaggttTTCACAAAGTGCACGGAGTCTATTTCCATTGTTACTCGATGACAGTCAACATTATTTCACATGATTGGATATTTAAACTGCATGAGGTTTCtatgtctttgtcattctgtcagtttttatgTAGCATGATATTCATCCTTGCATCACGCTGACATCCTCTCAGATAGCCACACCGTTCTGCTGTATTCAGACCTGTGTGAGTCAAAGTTATTCTTGTTTTTCAGGTCTGGGAGGGGCGCTGGAGGGTCATCCCTTTTCATGTCCTGCCTGAGTGGCTGAAGGACAACGATTACCTCCTGCATGGCCATCGACCCCCGATGCCCTCCTTCCGGGCCTGTTTTGGAAGCATCTTTAGAATTCACACTGAGACAGgaaacatctggactcacctGTTAGGTGAGCATGAAAAGCCTTACTCAAGATTACACACAAATAGTTAAACAAAGTTGTCGAGCTGCAGAATTTTGTCTACAGTCAGACATATCTTTAACTGGAGCATCCTAGATATTTCTTGTCTGTTTTAGTGCTGGTTATAAGTTTAACTGCTCTATTTCATGCAGTAgttggacaaaaatgtaaaactgttttGTCTTCCTCAGGGTTGATCTTATTCCTCTGTCTGGGCACGTTAACCATGTTGCGGCCCAACATGTATTTTATGGCCCCACTGCAAGAGAAAGTTGTGTTTGGGATGTTCTTCCTGGGAGCTGTGCTCTGCCTCAGCTTCTCCTGGCTCTTTCATACCGTCTACTGCCACTCTGAGAAAGTGTCACGCACATTCTCCAAGTAAGGCATCACGCTGTCACACAGTGTTGCATGTTAGAAAGGAATACTTTGGATTTGTCATAGTTTGCCCCAGGCTCATATCTCTTGttaatgacagatttttaatttcagtCACTCATAAGTGTCTTTGTAGTGAACAAGCAGCTCCACTTTGCTACCTATAGTCTAGTTAATGAGAGTCTAACCCATAATTATTGCTTAGTGAAGGGTTGCAATAATCAAAACACCCTAAAAACAAATGACTGTGGGAACACAGCCTCATAAATCATAGTGTTGGTGGTTTTACCCCACTTTCAAATATCCATATGCAAAATGTCATTGTGCAAAAAATTGAACCCCCAGTTGTTCCTGCACAGCGTGCCAGAAGTTTGCATTGGAGCTCTGCC
Encoded proteins:
- the adipor1a gene encoding adiponectin receptor protein 1a; amino-acid sequence: MSGRNGSASDADCRISEDCHVPDVELMELGPLLEEGGGRQAASKGIHPEGATMLAEEEEDDDEVGEVLTLPLQAHHAMEKMEEFVHKVWEGRWRVIPFHVLPEWLKDNDYLLHGHRPPMPSFRACFGSIFRIHTETGNIWTHLLGLILFLCLGTLTMLRPNMYFMAPLQEKVVFGMFFLGAVLCLSFSWLFHTVYCHSEKVSRTFSKLDYSGIALLIMGSFVPWLYYSFYCSPQPRLIYLTIVCVLGIAAIIVAQWDRFSTPRHRPTRAGVFMGLGLSGIVPTMHFTIEEGFVKATTVGQMGWFYLMGAMYITGAGLYAARIPERYFPGKCDIWFHSHQIFHVLVVAAAFIHFYGVSNLQEFRYGLEGGCTDDSLL